The Channa argus isolate prfri chromosome 14, Channa argus male v1.0, whole genome shotgun sequence genome includes a window with the following:
- the cdc14aa gene encoding cell division cycle 14Aa, which translates to MAEEYELSSACEVIKDRLYFATLPVKPKNTASTHYFSTDEEFVYESFYADFGPLNLAMLYRYCCKINKKLKSFSVSRKKLVHYTGYDQKKRANAALLIGAYAVMHLKRSPEEAYRTLISGNNTGYLAFRDAAVGECSFNLTVLDCLRGLRKALQHGFLDFEDFDVEEYEYYECVENGDMNWIIPGKILAFSSPHPRSKIENGYPFHAPEAYFAYFRQNNIRAVVRLNRKLYEGRRFEDAGFEHHDLFFLDGTTPSDLIIRRFLHVCESTEGAVAVHCKAGLGRTGTLIGCYLMKHYRFTAAEAIAWIRICRPGSIIGPQQNFLEDKQYSLWVQGDIHRSKQKLVQQRLTRQQQLQQQQQRQQQQLTSRDFEGRKQEAMSRLLSSMDDLSINTSLYKSYSLEENNCRESSLSQGDKLRALKGKRPPKSFSSSSRLNLSKASQCSILLPPKSPKVPLPFSSSSKKLVLSPSSSTTQIKSPFSLSLFSTRPAIIH; encoded by the exons CTTCTACGCTGACTTCGGTCCTCTCAACTTGGCCATGTTGTACAGATACTGCTGCAAAATCAACAAGAAACTCAAG TCCTTCTCAGTGTCCAGGAAGAAACTTGTCCACTACACTGGTTATGATCAGAAGAAAAGGGCCAATGCTGCTCTCCTCATCGGTGCCTACGCT gtaatgcatttaaaaaggaGTCCAGAAGAAGCCTACAGGACTCTGATCTCAGGAAACAACACAGGTTACCTGGCATTcag GGATGCAGCAGTGGGAGAGTGCTCCTTCAACCTCACTGTGCTTGACTGTTTACGAGGACTACGCAAG GCATTACAGCATGGCTTCCTTGACTTTGAAGACTTTGATGTTGAGGAATATGAATATTATGAG TGTGTAGAAAATGGGGACATGAACTGGATCATTCCAGGAAAAATCCTTGCGTTCAGCAGTCCCCACCCTCGCAGTAAGATAGAAAACG GTTACCCCTTCCATGCACCAGAAGCCTACTTTGCATACTTTCGCCAAAATAACATCAGAGCCGTGGTCCGTTTGAACAGGAAGCTGTATGAGGGCCGGCGCTTTGAGGATGCGGGGTTTGAGCACCATGATCTTTTCTTCCTGGATGGTACGACACCATCTGATCTCATCATCAGGCGCTTCCTGCATGTGTGCGAAAGTACAGAAGGAGCTGTGGCTGTGCACTGTAAAG CTGGCCTGGGCAGAACGggcactctgattggctgctacCTGATGAAGCACTACCGATTTACTGCAGCTGAAGCCATTGCATGGATCCGAATTTGTCGGCCCGGATCAATCATTGGTCCTCAACAGAACTTCTTAGAGGA caAACAGTACAGTCTGTGGGTCCAGGGTGACATCCATCGCTCCAAACAGAAACTGGTTCAGCAGAGGTTGACTCGGCAGCAGcagctacaacaacaacaacagcgtcagcagcagcagcttacAAGCCGCGACTTCGAGGGGAGGAAACAGGAAGCCATGTCCCGCCTACTCTCCAGCATGGATGACCTGTCAATCAACACCTCCCTCTACAAATCATACAGCTTGGAAGAG aATAACTGCAGGGAGAGCAGCTTGTCTCAAGGAGACAAACTGAGAGCACTGAAAGGAAAACGGCCTCCGAAATCATTCTCATCGTCCTCGAG GTTGAACCTGTCTAAGGCCTCTCAATGCTCCATCCTTCTGCCCCCTAAGTCCCCTAAAGTCCCcctccccttctcctcctcttcgaAGAAGCTGGTTCTAagtccctcctcctccactacACAAATCAAGAG TCCCTTCAGCCTCAGTCTGTTCAGCACCAGACCTGCTATCATTCACTGA